The Petrotoga mobilis SJ95 genomic sequence CATAACTAAAGCCTTTGTTTTTATCTCGTGTATCCCTTTATGATTCACAAAAGTCAATTGTTTATCTTTATTCACATTCAACACAAAGGCACTGTTCAATATTTTTATATTCGTATTGGCTAATTCTTCTTGAAGCGTTTCTTTGAATTCTGGACCAGTTAAATCCTTTCTATAGTAATGTATCCCAAAACCATTGTGAATACATTGATTTAAAACTCCACCGTTTTCTTCTTCCCTTTCTATAAGAATAACGTTTGCACCATTTTTATCTGCAGCCTTAGCAGCGGCCATTCCTCCTCCGCCACCACCTAATACAACAACATCTGTTTCGTATTTCATATCGCTCTCACCTCGGAATTTATTATCCACGAACCTTTTTCATTTTGAAGTACTTCTTCTGGTTTTAACCCTGTCTCTTCGGAGATTATTTTTAATATCTTTGGTATGCAAAAACTTCCTTGACATTCTCCAAAGGAAGCTCTTGTGGCAAATTTAACATCATCTAGAGTTCGTGCGCCATTTTTTATAGCCTCTTTAATCTCCTTTTTTGTTATTTTGTTACAATAGCAGATCATTTCTCCAGCATCTGGATCTTCTTGAATGACTCTTTTCCAATGCTCATAATCCTCTTCTACTAAATGTGAGACTTTTTCAATATGATTGATGTAATTTTTCCTTTTTTCTAAATTAATATGCAACTTTTCTTGAATAAGATATTCTACAACGTATTTAGCAATAGCAGGTGCAGCGGTTAATCCAGGTGATCTTATGCCAGAAACATGTATCACATTCCCTCCACCTACATCGATATGAAAATCTTTTTCCTTTGTTTCAGGTCTTAGACCGGCAAATGTTTTCACTACGTTTCTTGAAAAATCTAAAGTTGGAACCAATCTCAAAGATTTTTCTTTGACTTCTAAAAGCCCTTCTTGAGTCGTAGAAAGATCTTGTTTGGATTTCACACCATGAGCAGTAGGTCCAGCTAAATAACCCCCATCCACAGTTGGAACCACCAAACAACCTTTCGTCAACTTAGAGGGAGTTGGAAAAATGACAGAATTTGCGTACTTTACATCTTTACCCAAAAGATAATATTCACCTTTCACAGGGAAAATATAAGGTACCTCATCACCAAACAATTTCGCAATTTCATCTGCATACAATCCTGCAACATTAATAACTAAATCAGCTATATAACTGCTCCCATCTTCAAAGAACAATTCAAACTTGTTATCTTTCTTTTTCACTTCCACGAGTTTCTTATTTTTTAAAACTTTTCCTCCATTAATCTCTACCGATTTTGAAGCTTGCATAGCTACTTCCCACGGCTCAGTCACACCTGCTATTGGGCAATAAAAGGATTTTAAAGCACTTTTATTTAAATTTGGTTCCATTTCTAATAGTTCTGCCTTATCTAAAATCTCATATTCTTTTACGCCGTTTTGAATTGCTCTTTCTTCCAACTCATCGATTGCCTTTAACTCTTCATCGTTTAGTGCGACAACATGTGATCCAACTCTTTTCACTTCTACAGAAAGTTCCTGGGATATCTCATCGTACAATTTATTACCCTTATAACACAGTTCTGACCTTAAACTTCCAGGAGTATCGTCATACCCCCCGTGAATTATTCCAGAATTTCCTTTTGTGACACCTGTTCCTATTCCGTTTCTTGCCTCAAATATGAAGACATCTTCTATATATTTGTTAATTTCTCTTGCGA encodes the following:
- a CDS encoding NAD(P)/FAD-dependent oxidoreductase, whose amino-acid sequence is MIAVIGSGIVGSLIAREINKYIEDVFIFEARNGIGTGVTKGNSGIIHGGYDDTPGSLRSELCYKGNKLYDEISQELSVEVKRVGSHVVALNDEELKAIDELEERAIQNGVKEYEILDKAELLEMEPNLNKSALKSFYCPIAGVTEPWEVAMQASKSVEINGGKVLKNKKLVEVKKKDNKFELFFEDGSSYIADLVINVAGLYADEIAKLFGDEVPYIFPVKGEYYLLGKDVKYANSVIFPTPSKLTKGCLVVPTVDGGYLAGPTAHGVKSKQDLSTTQEGLLEVKEKSLRLVPTLDFSRNVVKTFAGLRPETKEKDFHIDVGGGNVIHVSGIRSPGLTAAPAIAKYVVEYLIQEKLHINLEKRKNYINHIEKVSHLVEEDYEHWKRVIQEDPDAGEMICYCNKITKKEIKEAIKNGARTLDDVKFATRASFGECQGSFCIPKILKIISEETGLKPEEVLQNEKGSWIINSEVRAI